The proteins below come from a single Aegilops tauschii subsp. strangulata cultivar AL8/78 chromosome 6, Aet v6.0, whole genome shotgun sequence genomic window:
- the LOC109767782 gene encoding SPX domain-containing membrane protein OsI_08463, producing MVNFGKVLASDQLEEWKEYYINYKMMKKKVKQYVQQTQDGGRNHEQVLKEFSRMLDEQIEKVVLFLLTQQGHLASRLEKLGQQRAILTEHSDISQVSQVREAYRQVGLDLVKLLRFVDMNATGIRKILKKFDKRFGYRFTDYYVSTRANHPYSQLQPIFKQVGIVAVAGALTRNLASLQDHQGSFISIYDHPSITLKDPVIEQINNSVQKLTHSTTFLTFLGQHAMIIPEDVQTSSEDLVDDQSYHFMSLMLNLVNTFLYMVNTYIIVPTADDYSVSLGAAATVCGVIIGSMAVAQVFSSVYFSAWSNRSYFRPLVFSSIMLFSGNVLYALAYDLNSLTVLILGRLLCGLGSARAVNRRYISDCVPLKIRLKASAGFVSASALGMACGPALAGLLQTEFKIYAVTFNQNTLPGWIMSLAWVGNLIWLWISFKEPDHFAKENAVNTQSSDSGHGRNDNLEGGLAQPLLTEAKERQGENADNNENDPKESHKAATSIAAAYRLLTPSVKVQLLIYFMLKFAMEILLSESSVVTTFYFNWSTSTVAIFLAVLGLTVLPVNVIVGSYITNLFQDRQILVASEIMVLIGIASSFHFGSSYCVAQYVVSALITFVFAEVLEGVNLSLLSRVMSSRLSRGTYNGGLLSTEAGTLARVAADMTITTAGYLGQSQLLNATLLPSLVICVASIAATFGTYNTLY from the exons ATGGTTAATTTCGGGAAGGTACTGGCGTCGGATCAATTGGAAGAGTGGAAAGA ATACTATATTAATTACAAAATGATGAAGAAAAAGGTAAAACAGTATGTTCAGCAGACTCAAGATGGTGGAAGAAATCATGAACAGGTTCTTAAGGAGTTCTCAAGGATGCTTGACGAACAG ATTGAAAAGGTTGTGCTCTTTCTACTGACACAGCAAGGTCATCTTGCTAGCAGGCTCGAGAAATTGGGACAACAGCGTGCCATACTCACGGAACATTCCGATATATCACAAGTTTCTCAAGTGCGAGAGGCGTATAGGCAAGTTGGGCTTGATCTTGTGAAGCTCCTTAGATTTGTTGATATGAATGCTACTGGGATCCGGAAGATTCTTAAGAAGTTCGATAAGCGCTTCGGCTATCGGTTTACAGATTATTACGTCTCGACTCGTGCAAACCATCCTTATTCTCAGCTTCAGCCGATCTTCAAGCAAGTG GGTATCGTAGCTGTTGCTGGTGCTTTGACACGTAACCTTGCATCTCTGCAAGATCACCAAGGAAGCTTTATATCCATCTATGATCACCCATCAATCACCTTGAAG GACCCTGTCATCGAACAAATAAATAATTCAGTACAGAAACTCACGCACAGCACAACCTTCCTTACATTCCTAGGACAACACGCAATGATCATTCCAGAAGACGTGCAAACTAGCTCGGAAGATCTCGTCGATGACCAGAGCTACCATTTCATGTCGCTGATGCTCAACCTAGTGAACACATTCCTCTACATGGTGAACACATACATCATCGTGCCGACTGCAGATGACTATTCGGTGAGCCTTGGTGCCGCAGCGACTGTTTGCGGTGTGATTATCGGGTCGATGGCAGTTGCCCAAGTGTTCTCTTCGGTATATTTCAGTGCCTGGTCCAACAGGTCATACTTTAGGCCCCTCGTATTCAGCAGCATCATGCTGTTTTCCGGGAACGTGCTGTACGCTTTGGCGTATGATCTGAATTCCCTAACTGTTCTCATACTTGGCCGGCTGCTCTGCGG GTTGGGTTCTGCCAGAGCTGTGAACCGTCGGTATATCAGCGACTGTGTGCCTCTAAAAATCCGGCTGAAAGCCTCTGCAGGGTTCGTCAGTGCTAGTGCGCTTGGAATGGCATGCGGTCCTGCGCTGGCTGGTTTGCTGCAGACTGAATTTAAGATCTATGCAGTAACTTTTAATCAGAACACCTTGCCCGGGTGGATCATGTCCCTTGCTTGGGTTGGCAATTTGATTTGGCTATGGATTTCATTCAAAGAGCCAGATCACTTTGCTAAAGAGAATGCTGTCAACACACAGTCATCTGATTCCG GCCATGGACGAAATGATAATTTGGAGGGCGGTTTAGCACAGCCTTTGCTCACAGAGGCAAAGGAGAGGCAGGGTGAAAATGCAGACAACAACGAAAACGACCCCAAAGAGAGTCATAAAGCAGCAACATCGATTGCCGCAGCATACAGATTGCTCACGCCATCTGTGAAG GTTCAGTTATTGATCTACTTCATGCTCAAGTTTGCAATGGAGATTCTACTCTCCGAGTCTAGTGTTGTCACTACGTTCTATTTTAACTGGTCCACGAGCACGGTGGCCATCTTTCTAGCTGTTCTAGGGCTGACGGTTCTTCCGGTCAACGTCATCGTGGGAAGCTATATCACCAATCTGTTCCAGGACAG GCAAATCTTGGTGGCGTCTGAGATCATGGTCCTGATCGGCATCGCCTCGAGCTTCCACTTCGGCTCCAGCTACTGCGTTGCTCAGTACGTCGTGTCGGCTCTCATCACGTTCGTATTCGCCGAGGTTCTTGAAG GGGTCAACCTGTCCCTCCTGTCCCGGGtgatgtcgtcgaggctctcccgGGGCACCTACAACGGCGGCCTCCTCTCGACGGAGGCTGGGACGCTGGCCCGCGTCGCAGCGGACATGACGATCACCACGGCGGGGTACCTGGGGCAGAGCCAGCTCCTGAACGCCACCCTGCTGCCGTCCCTGGTGATCTGCGTAGCCTCCATCGCGGCGACGTTCGGCACTTATAACACCCTGTACTGA